Proteins encoded together in one Corynebacterium liangguodongii window:
- a CDS encoding ubiquinol-cytochrome c reductase iron-sulfur subunit → MSNEVKKNYTNAELDRMNNAELAALGTELDDVTVAYRKERYPVEGDPREKSAAANVNFWLALSILMGIAFFGVYLFWPWEPKFHGDDGLWIYTLYTPLLGLTSMLGLGSLGIAIIQYVKKFIPEEISVQRRHDGRSSELDRRTTTALLNDAWETSTLGRRKVMMGLLGGAGLLSGLMIVAPLGGMVKNPWRPRTEMGYHGDGTLWTHGWTKAEEGVKVYLGRDTGAIAELHHGEGGSHYTTAGISRLVRMRPEDLAAASMETVFPLYEEDVNDGSTYDAGRDVYENHMHSIHGPRNAVMLIRLRTEDAKRVVERKGQEEFHYGDYYAYSKICTHIGCPTSLYEAQTNRILCPCHQSQFDALHYGKPIFGPAARALPQLPVTVDEEGYLVANGNFIEPVGPAFWERKS, encoded by the coding sequence ATGAGCAATGAAGTGAAGAAGAACTACACGAATGCGGAGCTTGACCGCATGAACAACGCCGAGCTCGCCGCTCTCGGTACCGAGCTCGACGATGTGACGGTGGCCTACCGCAAGGAGCGCTACCCGGTCGAGGGTGATCCGCGCGAGAAGTCCGCCGCGGCGAACGTCAACTTCTGGCTGGCGCTGTCCATCCTCATGGGCATCGCGTTTTTCGGTGTCTACCTGTTTTGGCCGTGGGAGCCGAAGTTCCACGGCGACGACGGGCTGTGGATCTACACCCTCTACACCCCGCTGCTGGGCCTGACCTCGATGCTGGGCCTTGGTTCCCTGGGCATCGCGATCATCCAGTACGTGAAGAAGTTCATCCCCGAGGAAATCTCGGTGCAGCGCCGCCACGACGGCCGCTCCAGCGAGCTTGATCGCCGCACGACCACGGCGCTGCTTAACGACGCCTGGGAGACCTCGACCCTGGGGCGTCGCAAAGTGATGATGGGTCTGCTCGGCGGAGCGGGCCTGCTCTCGGGCCTCATGATCGTCGCCCCTCTTGGCGGCATGGTGAAGAACCCGTGGCGTCCGCGCACCGAGATGGGCTACCACGGCGACGGCACCCTGTGGACCCACGGGTGGACGAAGGCCGAGGAAGGCGTGAAGGTCTACCTCGGCCGTGATACCGGTGCGATTGCAGAGCTCCACCACGGCGAGGGCGGAAGCCACTACACCACCGCGGGGATTTCCCGCCTCGTGCGTATGCGCCCGGAGGACCTCGCCGCCGCCTCGATGGAGACGGTCTTCCCGCTCTATGAGGAGGACGTCAACGACGGCTCCACCTACGACGCGGGCCGCGACGTCTACGAAAACCACATGCACTCGATCCACGGGCCGCGCAACGCCGTCATGCTTATCCGCCTGCGCACCGAGGACGCCAAGCGCGTCGTCGAGCGTAAGGGCCAGGAGGAGTTCCACTACGGCGACTACTACGCGTACTCGAAGATCTGCACCCACATCGGCTGTCCGACGTCGCTGTACGAGGCACAGACGAACCGCATCTTGTGCCCGTGCCACCAGTCGCAGTTCGACGCATTGCACTACGGCAAGCCGATCTTCGGGCCGGCCGCGCGTGCGCTGCCGCAGTTGCCTGTGACAGTGGATGAAGAAGGTTACCTCGTTGCCAACGGAAACTTCATTGAGCCCGTTGGCCCGGCATTCTGGGAGCGTAAGTCCTAA
- a CDS encoding c-type cytochrome, with the protein MENTPKKAPATARSRRKLRRTVAGAAALTFGLTGAGFAATALAPNPQVATAQRDDQALIQEGKDLYDTACITCHGANLQGVADRGPSLIGTGEGAVYFQVNSGRMPMMSNDAQAERKRPRYTEEQALAMAAYVAANGGGPELVYNEDGSLAMEELRGKNYDGQIQAGDVARGGELFRLNCASCHNFTGQGGALSSGKYAPHLSPANEQEIYQAMLTGPQNMPKFSDRQLTADEKKDIIAFIKSAKETPSPSGWALGGLGPVSEGMAMWIIGVTIVAAAAIWIGSRS; encoded by the coding sequence ATGGAAAACACCCCCAAGAAGGCCCCCGCAACGGCGCGGAGTCGCCGCAAGCTGAGGCGTACCGTCGCCGGCGCCGCAGCGCTGACCTTCGGTCTCACCGGCGCCGGCTTCGCCGCAACCGCTCTGGCCCCCAACCCCCAGGTGGCCACCGCGCAGCGCGATGACCAGGCACTGATCCAGGAGGGCAAGGACCTCTACGACACCGCCTGCATCACCTGCCACGGCGCCAACCTCCAGGGCGTGGCCGACCGCGGCCCGTCCCTCATCGGTACCGGCGAGGGCGCCGTGTACTTCCAGGTCAACTCTGGCCGTATGCCGATGATGTCGAACGATGCTCAAGCCGAGCGCAAGCGCCCGCGCTACACCGAGGAGCAGGCGCTGGCCATGGCCGCCTACGTGGCGGCCAACGGCGGCGGCCCCGAGCTCGTCTACAACGAGGACGGCTCGCTGGCCATGGAGGAGCTGCGAGGCAAGAACTACGACGGCCAGATCCAGGCCGGCGACGTCGCCCGCGGTGGCGAGCTGTTCCGCCTCAACTGCGCGTCCTGCCACAACTTCACCGGCCAGGGCGGCGCGCTGTCTTCCGGCAAGTACGCGCCCCACCTTTCTCCCGCTAACGAGCAGGAGATCTACCAGGCCATGCTGACCGGCCCCCAGAACATGCCGAAGTTCTCCGACCGCCAGCTCACCGCGGACGAGAAGAAGGACATCATCGCCTTTATCAAGTCCGCCAAGGAGACCCCGAGCCCGTCCGGTTGGGCGCTCGGCGGACTCGGCCCGGTGTCTGAGGGCATGGCTATGTGGATCATCGGCGTTACCATCGTCGCCGCCGCTGCTATCTGGATTGGATCGCGCTCATGA
- a CDS encoding cytochrome c oxidase subunit 3: MTTAMSNQEMATPSDRVPVLNRPNMVSVGTIAFLAQELMFFAGLFAMYFTSRANGMTAGDWHHQTEHLNVLFGLIITIVLVASSVTSQFGVFAAERGDVYGLRRWFGVTIALGLVFLGLVAYEWTEMVLHGVTPQASVYGSVFYIITGFHMAHVTAGILAFVVVLLRVAKSKFTPAQATAAMATSYYWHFVDVIWIGVFITIYLVQ, encoded by the coding sequence GTGACGACCGCAATGAGTAACCAAGAGATGGCGACACCGTCTGATCGTGTCCCTGTGCTGAACCGGCCAAACATGGTCAGCGTGGGCACGATCGCGTTCCTCGCCCAGGAGTTGATGTTCTTCGCCGGGCTATTCGCGATGTACTTCACGTCGCGCGCGAACGGCATGACGGCGGGGGACTGGCACCACCAGACCGAGCACCTCAACGTGCTCTTCGGCCTGATCATCACGATCGTGCTTGTCGCGTCGTCCGTGACATCGCAGTTCGGCGTCTTCGCCGCCGAGCGTGGCGACGTCTATGGGCTGCGTCGCTGGTTCGGCGTGACCATCGCGCTCGGCCTGGTCTTCCTTGGCCTCGTGGCCTACGAGTGGACCGAGATGGTGCTCCACGGCGTGACGCCGCAGGCCAGCGTCTACGGCTCGGTGTTCTACATCATCACCGGGTTCCACATGGCGCACGTCACCGCGGGCATCCTCGCCTTCGTGGTCGTCTTGCTCCGCGTGGCTAAGTCCAAGTTCACCCCGGCCCAGGCCACCGCCGCGATGGCGACGTCCTACTACTGGCACTTCGTCGATGTCATCTGGATCGGCGTCTTTATCACCATCTACCTCGTCCAGTAG
- a CDS encoding cytochrome c oxidase subunit 4 codes for MGPGSKVFYALGTFLGLMSVFYILATNWVGDDAYLFGVEWVGSVGLVLATALAFMLAVYLDFTERRMDVVPEDWEEAEIEDGAGVLGFFSPGSIWPFAMSAAIFFLGLGLAFWQLWLVAIGAVLLIWTTTQLNLQYGIPREKH; via the coding sequence ATGGGACCCGGCTCTAAAGTCTTCTACGCCCTGGGCACCTTCCTCGGCCTGATGTCCGTCTTCTACATCCTGGCGACGAACTGGGTGGGCGACGATGCCTACCTGTTCGGCGTCGAGTGGGTCGGCAGCGTGGGCCTCGTGCTCGCCACCGCACTCGCGTTCATGCTTGCGGTCTACCTCGACTTCACGGAGCGCCGCATGGACGTCGTCCCGGAGGACTGGGAGGAAGCCGAGATCGAGGACGGCGCCGGCGTGCTCGGCTTCTTCTCGCCCGGCTCGATCTGGCCGTTCGCGATGTCCGCCGCGATCTTCTTCCTCGGCCTGGGCCTGGCGTTTTGGCAGCTCTGGCTCGTCGCCATCGGCGCGGTGCTGTTGATCTGGACCACCACGCAGCTCAACCTGCAATACGGCATCCCCCGCGAGAAGCACTAG